Proteins from one Streptomyces caniferus genomic window:
- a CDS encoding CaiB/BaiF CoA transferase family protein has protein sequence MTESGNGPLSGVRVVELAGIGPGPFAAMLLADLGADVVRVDRPGGPGLGIDPARDITNRNKRSVLVDLKSPDGVAQVLELAGRADVLIEGYRPGVAERLGVGPEECLARNPRLVYGRMTGWGQQGPLADTAGHDIGYIALTGALSMIGPSDGPPAIPANLLGDYAGGSLYLVIGVLAALQHARTDGGTGQVVDAAIVDGTAHLTAMIHGMLAAGGWQDRRGANLLDGGAPFYGTYETADGGYMAVGALEQRFYGEFIRLLGIAQEAPSRDDLAAWGELRTTIAARFMTRSREEWTAVFADSDACVAPVLSLREAPRHPHLAARGTFVEHSGLTQPAPAPRFSRTPGAVRRPPAQPGADAAEIARDWQVPGLLAPLPADAPTAAPDRTEQKDTAG, from the coding sequence ATGACGGAGTCAGGGAACGGCCCGCTGAGCGGGGTCCGGGTGGTCGAACTCGCGGGCATCGGCCCCGGCCCGTTCGCCGCCATGCTCCTGGCCGACCTCGGCGCCGACGTCGTCCGCGTCGACCGGCCCGGAGGCCCGGGGCTGGGCATCGACCCGGCCCGGGACATCACCAACCGCAACAAACGGTCCGTGCTGGTGGACCTCAAGAGCCCCGACGGGGTGGCGCAGGTCCTCGAACTGGCCGGGCGCGCCGATGTGCTGATCGAGGGGTACCGCCCCGGTGTGGCCGAGCGGCTGGGCGTGGGGCCCGAGGAGTGCCTGGCGCGCAACCCCCGGCTGGTCTACGGCCGGATGACGGGCTGGGGGCAGCAGGGCCCGCTCGCCGACACCGCCGGACACGACATCGGCTACATCGCCCTCACGGGCGCCCTGAGCATGATCGGCCCGTCCGACGGCCCGCCCGCCATCCCCGCCAACCTCCTCGGGGACTACGCGGGCGGCTCCCTCTACCTGGTCATCGGCGTCCTCGCCGCCCTCCAGCACGCCCGCACCGACGGCGGAACGGGCCAGGTCGTCGACGCCGCCATCGTCGACGGCACGGCTCATCTGACGGCGATGATCCACGGCATGCTGGCGGCCGGCGGCTGGCAGGACCGGCGCGGTGCGAACCTCCTCGACGGCGGAGCACCCTTCTACGGCACCTACGAGACCGCAGACGGCGGCTATATGGCGGTCGGTGCGCTGGAGCAGCGGTTCTACGGCGAATTCATCCGGTTGCTGGGCATCGCGCAGGAGGCACCCAGCCGCGACGACCTCGCCGCCTGGGGCGAGCTGCGCACCACCATCGCCGCCCGCTTCATGACCCGGAGCCGCGAGGAGTGGACGGCGGTCTTCGCGGACTCCGACGCCTGTGTGGCGCCGGTGCTCTCCCTGCGCGAGGCACCGCGGCACCCGCATCTCGCCGCCCGCGGCACCTTCGTCGAGCACAGCGGACTGACCCAGCCCGCGCCCGCGCCGCGCTTCTCCCGCACTCCGGGCGCGGTACGCAGACCTCCGGCACAGCCCGGCGCGGACGCCGCGGAGATCGCCCGTGACTGGCAGGTCCCCGGCCTCCTCGCCCCGCTCCCCGCCGACGCCCCGACGGCCGCTCCGGACCGCACCGAGCAGAAGGACACGGCCGGGTGA
- a CDS encoding MmcQ/YjbR family DNA-binding protein has product MAKAAGPAAVRERVRAFALGLPGTAEEFPWGESVIKVNKKVFVFLGVDDGSHPFGVTLKLKDPEAHAHALTSPGAEPAGYGLGRSGWVRLPLAEPGAPPAELLCDWAEESYRVIAPKKLIAELDGG; this is encoded by the coding sequence ATGGCGAAGGCGGCGGGTCCGGCGGCGGTGCGGGAGCGGGTGCGCGCGTTCGCGCTCGGGCTTCCCGGGACCGCGGAGGAGTTCCCCTGGGGGGAGAGCGTCATCAAGGTCAACAAGAAGGTCTTCGTCTTCCTCGGCGTCGACGACGGCAGCCATCCGTTCGGGGTCACGCTGAAGCTGAAGGATCCCGAGGCCCACGCCCACGCGCTGACCTCGCCCGGCGCCGAGCCCGCGGGCTACGGCCTGGGCAGGTCCGGATGGGTGCGACTCCCCCTGGCGGAGCCGGGCGCTCCGCCGGCCGAACTGCTCTGCGACTGGGCGGAGGAGTCCTATCGCGTCATAGCCCCCAAGAAGCTCATCGCCGAGCTCGACGGGGGATAG